A genomic window from Silene latifolia isolate original U9 population chromosome 11, ASM4854445v1, whole genome shotgun sequence includes:
- the LOC141613589 gene encoding uncharacterized protein LOC141613589 — MGEMGSGMGMVIQDFDDKVERAGVVQVYEKWTPEIAEGKAAEFGLRTARQMGLQNVELESDSMTLINMLRAKSFPLNYFGRISRTVLDIANSFSCIKFNFTRRNGNAVAHGIAHLLPLSYSTWFWVEIIPETIAPLVLLDSFDLPS; from the coding sequence ATGGGTGAGATGGGGAGCGGAATGGGCATGGTTATTCAAGACTTTGACGATAAGGTTGAAAGAGCGGGTGTTGTTCAAGTATATGAAAAGTGGACTCCGGAAATTGCTGAAGGTAAAGCGGCTGAATTTGGATTGCGTACGGCTCGACAAATGGGTCTTCAGAATGTTGAGTTGGAGTCTGATTCAATGACTTTGATTAATATGCTGAGGGCGAAGAGTTTTCCCTTAAATTACTTTGGTAGAATTAGTAGAACGGTCCTGGATATTGCTAATTCATTTAGTTGCATTAAATTTAATTTTACTCGTAGAAATGGGAATGCGGTGGCACATGGAATAGCCCACCTATTACCGTTATCATACTCAACATGGTTTTGGGTTGAGATAATTCCTGAGACTATTGCACCACTTGTATTATTGGACTCATTTGATTTACCTTCTTAA